In the Zea mays cultivar B73 unplaced genomic scaffold, Zm-B73-REFERENCE-NAM-5.0 scaffold_301, whole genome shotgun sequence genome, one interval contains:
- the LOC118474701 gene encoding NADH-ubiquinone oxidoreductase chain 6, giving the protein MILSVLSSPALVSGLMVVRAKNPVHSVLFPILVFCDTSGLLILLGLDFSAMIFPVVHIGAIAVSFLFVVMMFNIQIAEIHEEVLRYLPVSGIIGLIFWWEMFFILDNETIPLLPTHRNTTSLKYTVYAGKVRSWTNLETLGNLLYTYYSVWFLVSSLILLVAMIGAIVLTMHRTTKVKRQDVFRRNALDSRRTTIHIQNRRFFSHKGDDAPVPPADPESI; this is encoded by the coding sequence TGGTTGTACGTGCTAAAAATCCGGTACATTCCGTTTTGTTTCCCATCCTAGTCTTTTGCGACACTTCTGGTTTACTTATTTTGTTAGGTCTCGACTTCTCCGCTATGATCTTCCCAGTAGTTCATATAGGAGCTATTGCCGTTTCATTCCTATTCGTGGTTATGATGTTCAATATTCAAATAGCGGAGATTCACGAAGAAGTATTGCGCTATTTACCAGTGAGTGGTATTATTGGACTGATCTTTTGGTGGGAAATGTTCTTCATTTTAGATAATGAAACCATTCCATTACTACCAACCCACAGAAATACGACCTCTCTGAAATATACGGTTTATGCCGGAAAGGTACGAAGTTGGACTAATTTGGAAACATTGGGCAATTTACTTTATACCTACTATTCCGTCTGGTTTTTGGTTTCTAGTCTGATTTTATTAGTAGCTATGATTGGGGCTATAGTACTTACTATGCATAGGACTACAAAGGTGAAAAGACAGGATGTATTCCGACGAAATGCCTTGGATTCTAGGAGGACTACTATTCATATTCAGAACAGAAGGTTCTTCTCCCACAAAGGGGATGACGCACCTGTCCCCCCCGCTGATCCGGAATCCATTTAA